The following proteins are encoded in a genomic region of Ctenopharyngodon idella isolate HZGC_01 chromosome 12, HZGC01, whole genome shotgun sequence:
- the plekhs1.1 gene encoding pleckstrin homology domain-containing family S member 1: protein MSGSKSGSNASHNNEAAEAEEVYTGFLYKSPPSGQIKLTKSWKHRFFVLAKTNNSSHELKYYKTTERNKLIKSIDVSTITMLHVRPESHSVFEWICKTFKCSPSSVLFMKTENPANKVQREYFFIGDTSEEVDRWFNALSRVSKNIKSESQTEPQIMPESNSSDQNPCDTEETEVDSLPPLPPRGKSASEGVTTQQGQCSQPPKNSPSATEVCKQMEIKETLDETAEDSNEDTSSGDSEGSLLYCVTEVFSKNSLTQQKSTESDKYKIQNGNCASIKQNGSATDKSETHTLVEKEIRVSLRELNSLIFTEEAGKPCVSECQQIQDSCLLHKGDQILAVNDLLTDSVEEIHTYLRRLSKNEVKLTILRLPDSSSSTF, encoded by the exons ATGTCCGGAAGTAAATCAG GTTCAAATGCTTCACATAACAATGAAGCAGCTGAGGCAGAAGAAGTGTACACAGGTTTTCTGTACAAATCCCCTCCTTCTGGCCAGATAAAATTGACG AAATCATGGAAGCATCGCTTCTTTGTGCTCGCAAAGACAAACAACAGCAGTCATGAGCTAAAATACTACAAAACCACTGAGAGAAACAAACTTATAAAATCCATAGATGTTTCCAC cATCACAATGCTGCATGTGCGTCCTGAATCACATTCAGTCTTTGAATGGATCTGCAAAACCTTCAAGTGCTCTCCATCCTCTGTGCTCttcatgaaaacagaaaatccaGCAAACAAGGTCCAAAGAGAATATTTCTTCATTGGAGACACCAG TGAGGAGGTGGATAGATGGTTCAATGCTTTATCCAGGGTTTCGAAG AATATCAAATCTGAGTCACAAACTGAACCTCAGATTATGCCAGAATCCAACTCTAGTGACCAAAACCCCTGTGACACTGAAGAG ACTGAAGTTGATAGTCTACCCCCACTGCCTCCAAGGGGAAAGTCAGCATCTGAAGGTGTTACCACTCAGCAGGGTCAATGTAGCCAACCACCCAAGAACAGCCCATCTGCAACAGAG GTTTGCAAACAAATGGAAATAAAGGAAACTTTAGATGAGACTGCAGAGGACAGCAATGAGGACACGTCTTCAGG GGATAGTGAAGGCAGTTTGTTGTATTGTGTCACAGAAGTCTTTTCAAAAAATTCTTTGACACAGCAAAAATCAACTGAGTCAGACaagtacaaaatacaaaatggaAACTGTGCCTCCATTAAGCAGAATGGATCAGCTACAGACAAGAG TGAAACACACACCCTTGTCGAGAAGGAAATTCGTGTAAGTCTTCGTGAGCTGAACAGCTTGATCTTTACAGAGGAGGCAGGAAAACCATG TGTGTCTGAGTGTCAGCAGATTCAGGACTCATGTCTGCTCCATAAGGGGGATCAGATACTGGCTGTCAATGACCTGTTGACAGACTCAGTGGAGGAGATACACACATACCTAAGAAGGCTTAGCAAGAACGAG GTAAAACTGACCATTCTACGGCTCCCAGACTCCAGTTCCTCTACATTCTGA
- the dclre1a gene encoding DNA cross-link repair 1A protein isoform X1 has product MSQSGSENDIWNYKPLKKTKKRRCKSQISSKSGTKRRNDSNPGTSAQKPKVSSAETHTDLDQNSNNAPINTVSSGSLDVNHGTLSQAVQDKDPQSGGFCPVCQMPFSVLVVQSQQWHVAECLDTPTDNCKECPDGLQCTSSIPNHYKRYSHSLLAQSRALNDCMVQGISDFSLKSVNNVAPTNNTESSVDSALNVSASSSQNSSPDDVPKGTPTQSNALLLLRSPNTEDIKKKKGWSPSIKRSQSQNSSQEARMTIPTPVKALCVHNAVQTQTTEVKKELFECNDDDYISYSPLSERPDVNEEHRIQKNNKDMLFQSTALQEDENEVDDDSLNLFSDEDDDDDLFFDTVDQYETGKNSLDTCEKLQTSLAPDSHLTTSSSTGVSDGTFQHRAQSVEKHATTNNEGPNSLLQSPQSLVLERLRDRISNPALVNSLAAPYEEVNSTFLNQELSTTQTALSITQKTLPMAPRRTQTKTGPSGLKQTDIGVFFGLKPLSEKKAEEEVKATVREADQQGPRKARISETRGDDARRQGRRRRKTKAPSEVSSVSPAAEDGTTRPTQTEGKRGGRAEGRKRWNRGRATDGDPEEPKRCPFYKKIPGTGFAVDAFQYGVVEGVTAYFLTHFHSDHYGGLKKDSVFPIYCNKVTGNLVKTKLKVNEQYVNVLPMNTECIVQGVKVTLLDANHCPGAAMLLFVLPNGQKVLHTGDFRADPSMERYPELQGLRIQTLYLDTTYCSPEYTFPTQQEVITFAVNTAFEQVTLNPRTLVVCGTYSVGKEKVFLAVSEVLGSKVCLSKDKYNTMCCLECEEIGRRITTDWQAARVHVLPMMQLNFKNLRTHLNKFSKKYDQLVAFKPTGWTFNQTVRVEDIQPQTQGNISIYGIPYSEHSSFLELKRFVQWLQPKKIIPTVNVGSWRSRKAMEGFFYEWQTEPRNLSSTSCALRSSSCGTRQ; this is encoded by the exons ATGTCACAGAGCGGCTCCGAGAATGACATTTGGAATTATAAACCTCTTAAGAAGACCAAGAAACGAAGGTGCAAATCACAGATATCAAGTAAAAGTGGGACAAAGAGGAGAAATGATAGCAACCCTGGGACATCAGCGCAAAAACCAAAAGTCAGCAGTGCTGAAACACACACTGATTTAGACCAGAATAGCAATAATGCTCCCATTAACACTGTGAGCTCAGGATCTCTGGACGTGAATCATGGGACACTTTCTCAGGCTGTCCAGGATAAAGACCCTCAGTCAGGAGGCTTCTGTCCTGTATGTCAAATGCCATTTTCCGTTTTGGTGGTTCAGTCTCAACAATGGCATGTTGCAGAATGCTTAGATACCCCTACTGACAATTGTAAAG AATGTCCAGATGGTCTTCAGTGTACGTCCTCCATTCCCAATCATTACAAGAGGTACAGCCACTCTCTGCTCGCTCAGAGTCGAGCGTTGAACGACTGCATGGTCCAAGGCATCTCAGACTTCAGCTTGAAGTCAGTTAATAACGTTGCTCCCACGAATAATACGGAGAGCTCCGTGGACAGTGCTCTGAATGTCTCTGCTTCATCCAGCCAAAACTCATCCCCCGATGATGTGCCAAAGGGAACTCCCACCCAGAGTAATGCTCTGCTGCTTTTACGCTCCCCTAACACTGAGGATATCAAGAAAAAGAAAGGCTGGTCTCCTTCCATTAAAAGATCTCAGTCCCAGAATTCATCACAGGAGGCGAGAATGACAATTCCAACTCCAGTCAAGGCACTTTGTGTTCACAATGCTGTTCAGACGCAGACTACTGAGGTTAAAAAAGAGCTCTTTGAATGTAATGATGATGATTATATCTCCTACTCTCCTCTCTCTGAGCGTCCAGATGTGAATGAAGAGCACAGGattcaaaaaaacaataaagatATGCTGTTTCAGAGTACTGCATTGCAGGAAGATGAAAACGAAGTTGACGATGATTCTCTTAATCTGTTCAgcgatgaagatgatgatgatgatctgTTTTTTGATACGGTGGACCAATATGAGACTGGGAAAAACTCATTAGACACCTGTGAGAAACTGCAGACATCGTTAGCACCGGATAGTCACCTGACCACTTCCAGTTCCACAGGTGTTTCTGATGGAACGTTTCAGCACAGAGCTCAATCAGTGGAAAAACATGCCACAACAAACAATGAAGGTCCAAACTCCCTGCTACAGTCACCTCAAAGTTTGGTATTAGAGCGTCTTCGGGATCGCATATCTAATCCTGCACTTGTCAACAGCTTGGCTGCACCTTATGAGGAAGTTAATTCCACTTTCTTAAACCAAGAGTTGTCTACCACCCAAACAGCCCTATCCATAACTCAGAAAACACTGCCTATGGCTCCTAGGAGGACTCAGACTAAGACAGGTCCCTCTGGATTAAAGCAAACAGACATTGGAGTGTTTTTTGGCCTGAAGCCATTGAGTGAAAAAAAGGCTGAGGAGGAAGTAAAGGCAACGGTCAGAGAGGCCGATCAGCAAGGGCCTAGGAAAGCGAGGATTTCAGAAACTCGGGGGGATGATGCTAGGCGCCAGGGTAGACGGCGTAGGAAGACCAAAGCACCATCTGAAGTGTCCAGTGTCTCGCCTGCTGCAGAAGATGGTACGACTAGGCCCACGCAAACAGAAGGAAAGAGAGGAGGGAGGGCAGAGGGGCGGAAAAGATGGAACAGAGGAAGAGCGACAGATGGAGATCCTGAGGAGCCCAAGCGCTGTCCGTTCTACAAGAAAATTCCTG GAACTGGTTTTGCTGTGGATGCTTTTCAGTATGGGGTTGTTGAAGGTGTCACAGCCTACTTTCTCACTCACTTCCACTCGGACCACTATGGTGGCTTGAAGAAAGACTCTGTCTTCCCCATCTATTGTAACAAA GTAACTGGTAACCTTGTGAAGACCAAGCTGAAGGTGAATGAGCAGTATGTTAATGTTCTCCCAATGAACACCGAGTGTATCGTGCAAGGAGTGAAGGTCACTCTCCTGGATGCTAATCA CTGTCCTGGGGCAGCCATGTTGCTATTTGTGCTGCCAAATGGCCAGAAGGTACTCCACACAGGTGACTTCCGGGCTGATCCGTCCATGGAGCGCTACCCAGAGCTGCAGGGTCTCAGGATACAGACCCTCTATCTAGACACAAC GTATTGCAGCCCAGAGTATACCTTTCCCACTCAACAGGAAGTCATCACCTTTGCCGTAAACACGGCTTTTGAACAGGTCACGCTGAACCCTCGTACACTTGTGGTGTGTGGCACCTACTCAGTTGGGAAAGAGAAGGTCTTTCTAG CTGTATCGGAAGTGTTAGGCTCTAAAGTATGTTTGTCCAAGGATAAGTATAACACCATGTGCTGCCTGGAGTGCGAGGAGATTGGCCGGCGCATCACTACAGACTGGCAGGCGGCCCGGGTGCATGTGCTTCCTATGATGCAGCTCAATTTCAAA AACTTGCGGACACACTTGAATaagttctccaagaagtatGACCAGCTAGTGGCCTTCAAACCCACAGGCTGGACCTTCAACCAAACTGTGAGAGTGGAAGACATCCAACCTCAGACCCAAGGGAACATCAGTATCTATG GTATTCCCTACAGCGAGCACAGCAGTTTTTTAGAACTGAAGCGTTTTGTGCAGTGGCTGCAGCCGAAAAAGATCATCCCCACTGTGAATGTGGGCAGCTGGAGGAGTAGGAAAGCCATGGAGGGCTTCTTCTATGAGTGGCAGACTGAACCCAGAAACCTTAGCTCGACATCATGTGCCCTGAGAAGCTCAAGCTGTGGAACAAGGCaataa
- the dclre1a gene encoding DNA cross-link repair 1A protein isoform X2 produces MSQSGSENDIWNYKPLKKTKKRRCKSQISSKSGTKRRNDSNPGTSAQKPKVSSAETHTDLDQNSNNAPINTVSSGSLDVNHGTLSQAVQDKDPQSGGFCPVCQMPFSVLVVQSQQWHVAECLDTPTDNCKECPDGLQCTSSIPNHYKRYSHSLLAQSRALNDCMVQGISDFSLKSVNNVAPTNNTESSVDSALNVSASSSQNSSPDDVPKGTPTQSNALLLLRSPNTEDIKKKKGWSPSIKRSQSQNSSQEARMTIPTPVKALCVHNAVQTQTTEVKKELFECNDDDYISYSPLSERPDVNEEHRIQKNNKDMLFQSTALQEDENEVDDDSLNLFSDEDDDDDLFFDTVDQYETGKNSLDTCEKLQTSLAPDSHLTTSSSTGVSDGTFQHRAQSVEKHATTNNEGPNSLLQSPQSLVLERLRDRISNPALVNSLAAPYEEVNSTFLNQELSTTQTALSITQKTLPMAPRRTQTKTGPSGLKQTDIGVFFGLKPLSEKKAEEEVKATVREADQQGPRKARISETRGDDARRQGRRRRKTKAPSEVSSVSPAAEDGTTRPTQTEGKRGGRAEGRKRWNRGRATDGDPEEPKRCPFYKKIPGTGFAVDAFQYGVVEGVTAYFLTHFHSDHYGGLKKDSVFPIYCNKVTGNLVKTKLKVNEQYVNVLPMNTECIVQGVKVTLLDANHCPGAAMLLFVLPNGQKVLHTGDFRADPSMERYPELQGLRIQTLYLDTTYCSPEYTFPTQQEVITFAVNTAFEQVTLNPRTLVVCGTYSVGKEKVFLAVSEVLGSKVCLSKDKYNTMCCLECEEIGRRITTDWQAARVHVLPMMQLNFKKH; encoded by the exons ATGTCACAGAGCGGCTCCGAGAATGACATTTGGAATTATAAACCTCTTAAGAAGACCAAGAAACGAAGGTGCAAATCACAGATATCAAGTAAAAGTGGGACAAAGAGGAGAAATGATAGCAACCCTGGGACATCAGCGCAAAAACCAAAAGTCAGCAGTGCTGAAACACACACTGATTTAGACCAGAATAGCAATAATGCTCCCATTAACACTGTGAGCTCAGGATCTCTGGACGTGAATCATGGGACACTTTCTCAGGCTGTCCAGGATAAAGACCCTCAGTCAGGAGGCTTCTGTCCTGTATGTCAAATGCCATTTTCCGTTTTGGTGGTTCAGTCTCAACAATGGCATGTTGCAGAATGCTTAGATACCCCTACTGACAATTGTAAAG AATGTCCAGATGGTCTTCAGTGTACGTCCTCCATTCCCAATCATTACAAGAGGTACAGCCACTCTCTGCTCGCTCAGAGTCGAGCGTTGAACGACTGCATGGTCCAAGGCATCTCAGACTTCAGCTTGAAGTCAGTTAATAACGTTGCTCCCACGAATAATACGGAGAGCTCCGTGGACAGTGCTCTGAATGTCTCTGCTTCATCCAGCCAAAACTCATCCCCCGATGATGTGCCAAAGGGAACTCCCACCCAGAGTAATGCTCTGCTGCTTTTACGCTCCCCTAACACTGAGGATATCAAGAAAAAGAAAGGCTGGTCTCCTTCCATTAAAAGATCTCAGTCCCAGAATTCATCACAGGAGGCGAGAATGACAATTCCAACTCCAGTCAAGGCACTTTGTGTTCACAATGCTGTTCAGACGCAGACTACTGAGGTTAAAAAAGAGCTCTTTGAATGTAATGATGATGATTATATCTCCTACTCTCCTCTCTCTGAGCGTCCAGATGTGAATGAAGAGCACAGGattcaaaaaaacaataaagatATGCTGTTTCAGAGTACTGCATTGCAGGAAGATGAAAACGAAGTTGACGATGATTCTCTTAATCTGTTCAgcgatgaagatgatgatgatgatctgTTTTTTGATACGGTGGACCAATATGAGACTGGGAAAAACTCATTAGACACCTGTGAGAAACTGCAGACATCGTTAGCACCGGATAGTCACCTGACCACTTCCAGTTCCACAGGTGTTTCTGATGGAACGTTTCAGCACAGAGCTCAATCAGTGGAAAAACATGCCACAACAAACAATGAAGGTCCAAACTCCCTGCTACAGTCACCTCAAAGTTTGGTATTAGAGCGTCTTCGGGATCGCATATCTAATCCTGCACTTGTCAACAGCTTGGCTGCACCTTATGAGGAAGTTAATTCCACTTTCTTAAACCAAGAGTTGTCTACCACCCAAACAGCCCTATCCATAACTCAGAAAACACTGCCTATGGCTCCTAGGAGGACTCAGACTAAGACAGGTCCCTCTGGATTAAAGCAAACAGACATTGGAGTGTTTTTTGGCCTGAAGCCATTGAGTGAAAAAAAGGCTGAGGAGGAAGTAAAGGCAACGGTCAGAGAGGCCGATCAGCAAGGGCCTAGGAAAGCGAGGATTTCAGAAACTCGGGGGGATGATGCTAGGCGCCAGGGTAGACGGCGTAGGAAGACCAAAGCACCATCTGAAGTGTCCAGTGTCTCGCCTGCTGCAGAAGATGGTACGACTAGGCCCACGCAAACAGAAGGAAAGAGAGGAGGGAGGGCAGAGGGGCGGAAAAGATGGAACAGAGGAAGAGCGACAGATGGAGATCCTGAGGAGCCCAAGCGCTGTCCGTTCTACAAGAAAATTCCTG GAACTGGTTTTGCTGTGGATGCTTTTCAGTATGGGGTTGTTGAAGGTGTCACAGCCTACTTTCTCACTCACTTCCACTCGGACCACTATGGTGGCTTGAAGAAAGACTCTGTCTTCCCCATCTATTGTAACAAA GTAACTGGTAACCTTGTGAAGACCAAGCTGAAGGTGAATGAGCAGTATGTTAATGTTCTCCCAATGAACACCGAGTGTATCGTGCAAGGAGTGAAGGTCACTCTCCTGGATGCTAATCA CTGTCCTGGGGCAGCCATGTTGCTATTTGTGCTGCCAAATGGCCAGAAGGTACTCCACACAGGTGACTTCCGGGCTGATCCGTCCATGGAGCGCTACCCAGAGCTGCAGGGTCTCAGGATACAGACCCTCTATCTAGACACAAC GTATTGCAGCCCAGAGTATACCTTTCCCACTCAACAGGAAGTCATCACCTTTGCCGTAAACACGGCTTTTGAACAGGTCACGCTGAACCCTCGTACACTTGTGGTGTGTGGCACCTACTCAGTTGGGAAAGAGAAGGTCTTTCTAG CTGTATCGGAAGTGTTAGGCTCTAAAGTATGTTTGTCCAAGGATAAGTATAACACCATGTGCTGCCTGGAGTGCGAGGAGATTGGCCGGCGCATCACTACAGACTGGCAGGCGGCCCGGGTGCATGTGCTTCCTATGATGCAGCTCAATTTCAAA AAACATTGA